The genomic DNA GCGTTATCACGCCTACCTACAACCCTATTTGGCATCGGTTGATGGCAAATTAGCCGAGGCGCTAGCGGCCCAGTTTGTTGCCGCTGGCCAGCAACTACCACAGCAAGAACCCAGTGCAACAGACGCGAACTTAGCCGCCTGGCAAGAGGCCGAGCAAGCCTTAGTGGCGCTGGATGCGTTATTTGTTCATCAAGTGCCACAAGCGCTGAATATTGAATTGGGCTTCAACAATAACGATGGTGACTAAAATGCAGCGCCGACAGTTTTTAAAGGGAATGGGGCTACTGGGGCTAGGCGCTAGCAGTTTTAGTATCAGCCGCCTCGCTACGGCCTTGGGCTCTGAGCAAGCGCTGACAGAGGATTATTTGTTGATTGCCTGTGCTAAACAGGAGCTGCAGCACTACCTAGCTGCAGCCAATGCGCAAGGGGAAGTGGTTTATCGCTTGCCTTTACCGGCGCGTGGTCACGACGTAGCCTTGGCTAAACCCGAGCAGCAGCTTGGGATCTGTGTAGCGCGTCGTCCCGGTGATTTTGCTCAGTTGTTTAATCCGTTTAATGGTGAGGCGCTGGCGCAGCTTAATCCGCCTGACAATATGCACTTATACGGCCACGCCTGTTTCAGTGAAGATGCCCAGCGCGTTTACCTCACCGCTGGCTCGATGCAAAGCAGTCAAGGTTCGATATTAGTGTATCAGCACCGGCAACAGCAATGGCAACTAGCCGAGCAATGGCCGTTAGCTGGGCTTGGCCCGCATCAGTTGTTATTGCTGCCGGGAGAGCGCTTAGTCGTGGCGGTGGGCGGTATTCATACTCGAGGGCGCGAAAAGCTTAATTTAGATAGCATGCAACCGGCCTTGGTGTATTTGCATAGCGAAACCGGGCAGCACTTGCTGACTCGTAAACTAAACAATTCTAAGTTAAGTATTCGCCACCTAGCCTATTCGCCGCAAAGTGATAGCGTGTGGATGGCTTGTCAGGGGCAAGCTCCCCAGCAACAGCCGGAATCACTGATCTACTCTCAACAGGGGCAGGGCGAGTGTGTGGCTTTAGATCCCCATGCCGACTATTGGCCGATGTTTGAACAATACATCGGCAGTATTATCTGTCATCAGGGGCAGGTCATGGCTAGCTCGCCACGTGCTGGCAAGTTAGCCGCGTGGTCTGAGCAGCAGGGCGAGCTTGAGCAACTGATGCAATATGCTGATGTCTGTGGTTTGGCACAAACTGCCGATGCTTGGCATGCCTCTACTGGTCAAGGTTTGTTGATCCATCAGGCCAACAAATTAAGCCGCCAGCGCACAGCCTTGCAGTGGGACAACCACATGGCGCTGCTGAGCTTGAGTTAAGTGGATTTGACCATTCAGCCCCGCAGAGAAGCGGGCTGAAGGGTCTGCGTTTAAAGCTGACTAGCCTTGTTGTTCTGCCAATATTTGCGTCAGCGCTGCTACCACCAAGTTATGGTCGCTCTCTTGCGGCAGTCCAGAAACCGTGACCGCACCAATTTGCCCGCAGCCTTGTAGCCGCAGCGGAAAAGAGCCCCCATGGGCGCAGTACTCGCGTGCATCAATATGGGCTTGAGCTTCAAAGTCACGCTGCTGCGCGGCGTTATACAGCCCCAAATAATAAGAGCTATGGCCAAAGCGCATTACCGCTTGGCGCTTACGACGGATCCACTCTAGATTATCTTTACTGGTGCCGGGCATGGCGTAGCTAAACAGCACTTGTTCAAAGGCATACACTTCAATGCTGACTGCTGCGGCTAAATCTTCAACCGCTTGTTTTAGGGCGCAGCCCAATTGCCAGGCGGTTTGATTATTAAAGTGCAGCAGTTGTAGATGCTGCTCTTGGGCTAATACCTCTTGTAAGGCGCTCTGAGTCATGTTGTTTCCTCTATGCTTGTTTAAGGCTTAGGGTTTGACCCAAACGACTACTTTCCATCGCCAGCTTGATTAACTTAATGCTCCATAGCGCATCTTCTGCCGCCACCGGTACTGGGGCATTGTGGCGAATTGCCTGAGCCATTTGCTGAAAATACTGTTGATAACAGCCGCGTTCGCTAGCAATGCGCTGTGGTTGCTCTTCTTGATACAGATAGCCATAAAGCTCGGCAGGCTCTGCACCCCAGTCGGGATGATCTGGGCCTAGCCCTGCGGCAAGCTGCGGCTCTTGTGGGTCAAGATGGCTTTTTTCATAGCTCCCAGCGCTGCCTTTCACAATATAGCGGCGATTGGGGCCTGCGCTGTAGAGATCGGCATGTAGGCAGGCCAAATGTTTGGGGTAATGCAGTATCAGATTAAAGTAGTCGACATTGTTAGAACCCTCGCGCATGGTTTCACATTGGGCGGTGATAGCCTCAGGAAGCCCAAATAGTTGTAGGGTTTGGTCAATCAGGTGCGGGCCTAAGTCAAACAGAATGCCGCCGCCCACACTGGCTTGTTCGCGCCAGCGCTGACGCACTTCTGGGCGGAAACGGTCAAAGTGAGATTCGAAGTGTTTTATCTCGCCTAGGCGCTGTTGCTCAATCAGCTTCTTCAAGGTAAGAAAGTCACCATCCCAACGACGGTTTTGGTAAACGCTAAGCTGCAGCTGCTGCTGTTTTGCTAGGGCAATAAGGGCCTCTCCTTCGGCCACTTCGGTAACGAAAGGTTTTTCTAGAATAACGTGTTTATGGTTTTCTAGTGCCAGTTTAGCCAAGTCGAAATGCACATCGTTGGGGCGGTAATGATCACCAATTCGGCATCGCAATTTTTAATTAGCTCGTTGGCCGATACATAGTGGTCTATTTCAGGCCAATCTTGCTTAACTTGCTCGCTTTGGCTAGTGCTAATCGCAGACAGTTCAAACTCGGCTAGGGCCTTAATAAAGGGAAGATGAAAAGTTTTAGCCGAAAGGCCATAGCCGATAACGGCGGTTTTAATGGGAGTTGTAGTCA from Agarivorans gilvus includes the following:
- a CDS encoding DUF1513 domain-containing protein; translated protein: MQRRQFLKGMGLLGLGASSFSISRLATALGSEQALTEDYLLIACAKQELQHYLAAANAQGEVVYRLPLPARGHDVALAKPEQQLGICVARRPGDFAQLFNPFNGEALAQLNPPDNMHLYGHACFSEDAQRVYLTAGSMQSSQGSILVYQHRQQQWQLAEQWPLAGLGPHQLLLLPGERLVVAVGGIHTRGREKLNLDSMQPALVYLHSETGQHLLTRKLNNSKLSIRHLAYSPQSDSVWMACQGQAPQQQPESLIYSQQGQGECVALDPHADYWPMFEQYIGSIICHQGQVMASSPRAGKLAAWSEQQGELEQLMQYADVCGLAQTADAWHASTGQGLLIHQANKLSRQRTALQWDNHMALLSLS
- a CDS encoding Gfo/Idh/MocA family oxidoreductase — encoded protein: MAEGEALIALAKQQQLQLSVYQNRRWDGDFLTLKKLIEQQRLGEIKHFESHFDRFRPEVRQRWREQASVGGGILFDLGPHLIDQTLQLFGLPEAITAQCETMREGSNNVDYFNLILHYPKHLACLHADLYSAGPNRRYIVKGSAGSYEKSHLDPQEPQLAAGLGPDHPDWGAEPAELYGYLYQEEQPQRIASERGCYQQYFQQMAQAIRHNAPVPVAAEDALWSIKLIKLAMESSRLGQTLSLKQA
- a CDS encoding heme-degrading domain-containing protein, translated to MTQSALQEVLAQEQHLQLLHFNNQTAWQLGCALKQAVEDLAAAVSIEVYAFEQVLFSYAMPGTSKDNLEWIRRKRQAVMRFGHSSYYLGLYNAAQQRDFEAQAHIDAREYCAHGGSFPLRLQGCGQIGAVTVSGLPQESDHNLVVAALTQILAEQQG